In Micromonospora inyonensis, the genomic window TGGCCTTCCGGTACTGCTTGGCGGCGTCGTACACGTTGGTGGACCAGATTCCACTGCCCATGGCAGCCTCCCTAGGGGTTGAGGGTGAAGGGTCGGAAGGTGCGCGGCCCGTAGAGCCGTTCCAGCACCTCGTCGAGTTCGCCGAGCAGTCGCCAGGCGTCGTCGGGCCGGGCCCGCAGGAACCGGTGCCGGCAGCCGTCGGCGAAGGCGAGCAGTTCACGGGGGGCACGGCCCCCCATCAGCCAGGTCATGCAGCGGGCAGCCATGGCGATGTCGGTGCCCGGCCCGCACGGCTGCCTCGTGGTGACCTCCTGCGGGTACCAGTCCTCGTAGCCGGGCACGAGCGCCGGGACGGCGGTGTCCGGCTCCGCCGAGAAGCACCAGTCGACCAGCACCACGCCGTGTGCGTCCGGCTCGATCAGCACGTGCCGGGGGAGCACCGCGCCGTGCACCACGCTGGCCCGGTGGGCCAGGCCGAGGGCGACCAGCAGCCGCCGCCACATCCAGGCCGCGTCCCGGCCGTCCAGCCCGTCCGGGTACGCCCGGCGCACCTCGTCCAGGCTGTGCAGGTTCGGTACGGCGGCCAGCACGTTGACCCGCCGCTCCGCGCCGGTGGCCGCGTCCCGGTGCCGGAACGAGTCCACCAGCCGGGGCACGTACGGCAGGTGGCGCGGGTCGCCTTGGTCCTCGATGGTGCGCAGGGCGTGTGCCTCGCGGGCCATCAGGTCGTTGTCGCCGGGTTGGCGGGGCAGCTTGAGGAGCCGGTCCGCCCCGACGTCGTACAGGTCGGCCAGGTCGCCGGCGTACGCCAGTCGGCCGAGCCGGTAGTCGCCGAGCAGGATCCCCGGGCCGTGGGTGGTCGCCCGCCAGCGGGTGGTGACCTCGACGAACGCCTCGGTGGCGGCGGCGCGGACCCGGTCGTCGGCCCGGCCGAGCCGGTCGGGGTGCAGGGCGGCGACCAGTTGCCGGTACCGGTGGGCCGGGGCATCGGTGCCGAACAGGTCGTCGTCGGTGCGGGCCGCCGCGACCAGGCGGATGGCCTCCTCCGTCCTCACCGGATCTCCTCCTCCCGGGCGGGGCGCAGCAGCGCCGGGTGGAGCAGCCGGGCGTCGCCGGCCCGGTAGAGCTTCGCGCGCGGGCCACCCCGGGCCCCGCCCCGCTCGGTGGTGGCGCCGGTGCTCTCCACGAAGCCCGGCACGGAGAGCACCTTGCGGTGGAAGTTGCCGGCGTGCAGGGGGTGCCCCCAGACCGTCTCGTAGACGCCGCGTAGCTCGCTGATGGTGAACTCGGCGTCGAGGAAGCGGGTCGCCAGGGGGGTGTACTCCAGCTTGGCGCGGGCCCGCTCCAGCCCCTCCTCGACGATCCGGGCGTGGTCGAAGGCGAGCTGCCGGCTACCGAGCGCGTCC contains:
- a CDS encoding serine/threonine protein kinase, which translates into the protein MRTEEAIRLVAAARTDDDLFGTDAPAHRYRQLVAALHPDRLGRADDRVRAAATEAFVEVTTRWRATTHGPGILLGDYRLGRLAYAGDLADLYDVGADRLLKLPRQPGDNDLMAREAHALRTIEDQGDPRHLPYVPRLVDSFRHRDAATGAERRVNVLAAVPNLHSLDEVRRAYPDGLDGRDAAWMWRRLLVALGLAHRASVVHGAVLPRHVLIEPDAHGVVLVDWCFSAEPDTAVPALVPGYEDWYPQEVTTRQPCGPGTDIAMAARCMTWLMGGRAPRELLAFADGCRHRFLRARPDDAWRLLGELDEVLERLYGPRTFRPFTLNP